The Planctomicrobium piriforme genome has a segment encoding these proteins:
- a CDS encoding AAA family ATPase — protein MNELPASQLSTDDVRRIDELRDAYSRLAAELSKVIVGQQEVINRLAICLFSRGHALLMGVPGLAKTLLVSSLAETLSLKFNRVQFTPDLMPMDITGTDILQDTDTGRREFHFVPGPIFANIVLADEINRAPPKTQAAMLEAMQERKVTVLGTSYPLDPPFLVLATQNPVEQEGTYPLPEAQLDRFMFLIQMDYPSEAEELQIARTTTGEDLPRLSPLLDAGEIMSLQQLVRRVPVPDHIYQFAVSLVRKTRPQDKAAPAWLKPLVSWGAGPRAIQYLILGAKTRAALQGQYMVRLEDVMDVAAPVLTHRLVTTFAAQSEGIDARSIVARLVQETSAKR, from the coding sequence ATGAATGAATTGCCAGCGTCGCAGCTTTCGACCGATGATGTCCGCCGCATTGATGAGCTTCGTGACGCGTATTCCCGATTGGCCGCCGAACTCTCAAAAGTCATCGTCGGCCAGCAGGAAGTCATCAATCGCCTCGCGATCTGTCTGTTCTCCCGAGGGCACGCGTTGCTGATGGGCGTGCCGGGGCTCGCGAAAACGCTGCTGGTCAGCAGTCTGGCGGAAACGCTCTCGCTGAAGTTCAATCGGGTCCAGTTCACTCCGGACCTGATGCCGATGGATATCACCGGCACCGATATTCTGCAGGACACCGACACCGGGCGGCGTGAATTTCATTTTGTGCCCGGCCCCATCTTTGCCAATATCGTGCTGGCGGACGAAATCAATCGTGCTCCCCCGAAAACGCAAGCAGCGATGCTCGAGGCGATGCAGGAGCGCAAGGTCACCGTGCTGGGGACGTCTTACCCTCTCGATCCTCCGTTTCTGGTGCTGGCCACGCAGAACCCGGTCGAGCAGGAGGGAACCTATCCGCTGCCAGAGGCGCAGCTCGACCGCTTCATGTTTCTGATCCAGATGGATTACCCGTCAGAAGCTGAAGAGCTGCAGATTGCACGCACCACGACTGGGGAAGATTTGCCCAGACTCTCGCCGTTACTCGACGCCGGCGAGATCATGTCGCTGCAACAGCTCGTGCGACGCGTTCCAGTTCCGGACCATATCTATCAGTTTGCCGTCTCGCTCGTTCGCAAGACCCGTCCACAAGACAAGGCCGCTCCCGCCTGGCTCAAGCCGCTTGTTTCCTGGGGGGCGGGACCGCGGGCGATCCAGTATCTGATCCTGGGAGCAAAAACGAGAGCCGCATTGCAGGGACAGTACATGGTCCGGCTGGAAGACGTGATGGATGTCGCGGCTCCGGTGCTCACTCACCGGCTGGTCACAACATTTGCCGCCCAGAGCGAAGGAATCGATGCCCGCAGCATCGTCGCCCGGCTGGTGCAGGAAACCTCCGCCAAGCGCTGA
- a CDS encoding Ig-like domain-containing protein, with protein sequence MHVQRLEPRALLTADLPLINGIAPDTGASDSDGVTGSSQLSLFGSAAPRDSFIVSESLLGELGTVTANDDGDWSFDLLSLLESGEYQFSASLITQTGEVSEPSSFFSAIVDLSAPLAPVWGGIAPDTGLSSTDGITSSGEVVLSGVAEPGTEITVNESSLGVLGSVTADEDGNWSLDFTGAPLAEGNYEFTVTAKDLAGNVSETSDAKVIVIDAASPAAPVIVGVSPETGASPSDGITNSPELVINGTAEPGSRVTISEQTLGELGSVTADEEGNWSLDLTGSPLAEGSYEFIAVAEDFAGNSSNSSNSQAVIVDVTPPAAPAFIGISPDTGDSPDDGVTNSLELVINGTAEPGSQITVSEQTLGVLGVATAGLDGNWSLDLTDSPLADGSFFLTSAAKDLAGNVSELSSAITFVVDTAPPAAPMITGISPDSGTSDSDGVTNNGSFVLTGTAEPDSQVTISEQTLGVLGSVTADEDGNWSLDLTQSPFSEGIYKFIATVQDVAGNSSNSSSLKTIRVDTGSPAAPVIIGISPDFGVSNSDGVTNNGSFVLNGTAEPDSHVTISEQTLGVLGSVTADEDGNWSLDLTQSPFSEGIYKFIATVQDVAGNSSETSNRFTVILDQSMDAPRLQPIVRVDQQPNVFNFVISGSAEAGAAVTISQTGGGTVGTTVAGSDGQWSVRVNSATLIGGQFSYTAAAVDLAGNQKNAASAAEFRPNLVLINTDDMRYDALQYMPKTSALLADSGTTFTQGFTPTSSSGPSRASLMTGLFSYNNGSMYNLAPMGSTTNYDIYSTMPVWLQQAGYRTGLFGKDRTNMPTDTQFASDSVNTPLPGWSEYYAFQPVGFYNVTVNHNGVLTKYGTNPEDYSTTLASNALNAFVSDASDPTQPFFAYFSPHAPHAPGFASPGYLGAYDDLDVWRPPNFNIPAAKSDADIAYIDALRKMMLSSLLPVDDAIAQMYSILETTGQLDNTVIVFTSDNGFEFGEHGQLGKGVIYDESTRVPMVIRDGRAPVQQVDDRMVLNVDLTATLLDLGNASPTKPLDGLSLASTISDDPASWRSDFVIYNFNAPSATSSGVQSYGLRTENYKYVEYSNGFLQMYDLQNDPYELTNLAKVPGYADLRDQLAARLHQLMPADQTGPVVTNLATSIELTSAGVSVLRLNAHVSDATTGGSEVRTPEYFIDAPGPNAGGTSIDTADGRFNSPEEDATQTLSLSTLAGLSPGVHRLYVHGRDVPGNWGNFVSTEFTLTSRPTMTADSDTGDSSTDGLTINTTPTFQGQATANASISLMVTNKLTGVTVIAGTATADESGAWTITSIPLEAAPYSVVAMAVSSDGSSRTLSASKQIHILATLGSDGLLNVVGSNAADDILVDSSLPSQTVVKVNGVSVGTFVSPTKIQITGRNGNDRLQVIGSLPSSLSGGADDDTLIGGDGKDTLNGGDGNDVMIGGNESDRYIFAPLAVLSSEFQDTSDDGVFSGFTDTIIELPGGGTTDVIDMAAIKAGITADLTPGRLQLASYGSPFLPAFVKQIVVAGAADQGANFEQFLGGSGNDLLTASTSQTIKGNAGNDSLTLATRVLAGSSLAIRGLSVSGAASGETLTVQLRATFGTIQLSTSVSSGVTAGQVTGNGTSVVTITATLAAINATLASNTAVTYRAPAAGVTASDSIVLEARNAAATLIETDHLSLTIANLPSITGISGTVSYTENASPRLLAVDAVVSAPGGNLSGGTLLARFGGFSEADDRLSVLAQGIGSGQISLSGTSVLFGGIPIGTLSSGGNGGQPLLIELSAEVTLEAVQQLLRCFAYASVSENPTTTQRRIEFLLTNGAGETSTSIVRLVSVTAVNDKPVITGVTGTTTYTENATPLLLAASGIVTDVDFNLGGGSLLVRFNGFTEAEDRLWIQSQGIAAGQINVSGTSVFYGEILLGTITSTGAGGESLLIQLAVGASNDAVQQLMRSISYASVSENPAVTQRRVEFILKDGAGAAGATVARAVNLTRVNDSPLITGTGGTVSYTENASPTLLAPSAAVSDPELNLGSGSLLIRFKGFAEDDDQLSIVSLGTGNGQISVSGTSVLYGGIPLGTISSGGAGVRNLLIQLSSGATIEGVQQLLRSVAYASVSENPSTTPRQIEFVLTDGLSAASEAAAVTVSVLGSNDSPTISGVTPGLSYTENGSPIVLAALGIVADVDFNLGGGSLLVRFNGSTEAEDRLSVLSQGNGSGQISVSGTSVFYGGILLGTIEADGLGGQPLLIQLAAGAPNAAVQQLLRSVAYASVSENPASTQRQIEIVVTDGAAGESNILTGFVSVVPVNDKPTISGVSGLTSYTEGAAPRVLTLDGLVTDPEANLGGGSLLVRYNGFSEADDRLSILSQGTGSGQISVSGSSVLYGGVAIGTIALAGVGGQSLRIQLEPGVSNAAVQQLLRSITYANVSSNPSTFQRRVEFVLTDGAAAVANTVARLVTVYAVDNTKPVITGVSGAATYTENAVPRILAADGIVTDADSNLGGGSLLVRFNGFSESEDRLWIQSQGTEAGQISVDGVSVFYGGIELGTITSPGIGGQPLLIQLKAGASNSAVQQLLRSMTYVSVSENPATAQRRIEFILTDGAAAAASTVARLVNVYAVNDLPVLSGISGSVTYTENASPIELAISGVAGDVDSNLGGGTLLIRFNGFTEAEDRLAILSQGTNSGQISVNGTSVLYGGAPLGTITSTGVGGQAMSIQFAAGVSNAAVQQLLRSIVYSSVSENPSTTQRRIEFVLTDTVGAASVKITCLANVSAVNDAPMLSGLETSGAYSENAAPLILAPAGAVADPEGNFGGGSLQVRFNGYSEASDRLSILFQGTGSSQIRASGTAVFVGSVQIGTITASGSGGQPLLIQLAAGVSSANVQRLLQSIAYNSTSENPDPTPRELEFILTDSAGATNSSAALFALTVEPVNDSPVLTGISSGTATYTENAVPTVLASTIVVNDVEGNLGGGSLLVQFNGFFDADDRLLIASQGTAAGQIGVDGLSVFYGGTLIGSITSSGIGGQPLAIQLAAGVSIEAVQQLLRSTTYVSVSENPATTQRRIEFILTDASAAAGNTAARQLNVVAVNDKPVVAGVSGSTSYTENAIATVLAASGVVIDLDSNLGGGSLLVRFNGFSEADDRLSLVSQGAAAGQIAVDGTAVLYEGGTIGTITSTGVGGQSLLIQFLPGVSNAAVQQLLRSITYASVSENPATPQRRIEFVLTDSAGAAAATVARLMNVYAVNDKPVITGVTGTISYPKGASSLLLAGSGSVTDAESNLGGGSLLIRFNGFSELEDRLSIMSQGLGSGQIGLDGTTVLYGGASIGTITSGGVGGQPLSIQFAAGVASEAVQQLLRSITYASTASSPTTTQRRIEFVLTDGAGAAGLTVARQVKF encoded by the coding sequence ATGCATGTGCAACGGCTGGAGCCACGCGCACTGCTCACTGCGGACTTGCCGCTGATCAACGGCATTGCCCCTGACACGGGGGCGTCGGACAGCGACGGCGTCACCGGCAGCAGCCAGTTGAGCCTCTTTGGAAGTGCCGCACCAAGGGACTCTTTTATCGTCAGCGAATCACTGCTGGGCGAACTTGGGACTGTGACTGCGAACGACGACGGCGATTGGAGTTTCGATCTGCTGTCGCTCCTGGAGTCTGGAGAATATCAGTTCTCCGCCAGCCTGATCACGCAAACCGGAGAAGTGAGCGAACCATCTTCGTTTTTTAGTGCCATCGTGGATCTCTCGGCACCGCTGGCGCCAGTCTGGGGCGGCATCGCGCCTGACACCGGTCTGTCTTCAACGGATGGCATCACCAGCAGCGGGGAAGTTGTCCTCAGCGGCGTCGCCGAGCCGGGCACGGAGATCACCGTCAATGAGTCATCTCTGGGAGTTCTCGGTTCAGTGACCGCAGACGAAGATGGCAACTGGTCGCTCGACTTTACAGGTGCGCCACTGGCCGAGGGCAATTACGAGTTCACCGTTACGGCAAAGGATCTTGCCGGTAACGTCAGTGAAACCTCAGACGCCAAAGTGATCGTCATCGACGCCGCCTCCCCCGCGGCGCCTGTGATCGTCGGAGTCTCCCCAGAGACAGGAGCCTCGCCGAGCGACGGCATCACGAACAGTCCGGAACTGGTGATCAACGGCACGGCGGAACCCGGCAGCCGGGTGACGATCAGCGAGCAGACGCTGGGAGAGCTTGGTTCAGTCACGGCAGATGAGGAAGGCAACTGGTCGCTGGATCTCACTGGAAGTCCGCTGGCCGAAGGCAGCTACGAATTCATCGCGGTCGCTGAGGACTTCGCAGGCAACTCCAGCAATTCATCAAATTCGCAGGCCGTAATTGTCGACGTGACCCCTCCCGCCGCTCCTGCTTTCATTGGAATTTCTCCGGATACGGGCGACTCGCCCGACGATGGCGTCACGAACAGTCTGGAACTGGTCATTAATGGCACGGCCGAACCTGGCAGTCAGATCACGGTCAGTGAACAAACGCTGGGCGTGCTCGGCGTGGCAACGGCCGGTCTGGATGGCAACTGGTCGCTGGACCTCACGGATAGCCCCTTGGCCGATGGCAGCTTTTTCTTGACATCGGCGGCGAAAGACCTTGCCGGGAACGTCAGCGAACTTTCGAGTGCGATCACTTTCGTTGTTGATACGGCGCCGCCAGCCGCTCCCATGATCACGGGCATCTCACCCGACAGCGGCACATCCGATAGCGATGGCGTAACCAATAATGGTTCGTTTGTCCTGACTGGCACGGCAGAACCGGACAGCCAGGTCACAATCAGTGAGCAGACACTCGGAGTGCTAGGTTCAGTCACGGCAGACGAAGACGGCAACTGGTCGCTCGACCTCACTCAAAGCCCGTTTTCCGAGGGCATTTACAAATTCATCGCCACAGTGCAAGACGTTGCAGGCAACTCCAGCAATTCATCCAGCCTGAAGACCATTCGTGTCGATACAGGCTCTCCCGCTGCACCCGTGATTATTGGCATTTCACCGGACTTCGGCGTATCCAATAGCGATGGCGTGACGAATAACGGCTCGTTCGTCCTGAACGGGACGGCAGAACCGGACAGCCACGTGACAATCAGCGAACAGACGCTGGGTGTGCTGGGCTCAGTCACGGCAGACGAAGACGGCAACTGGTCGCTCGACCTCACTCAAAGCCCGTTTTCCGAGGGCATCTACAAATTCATCGCCACAGTTCAAGACGTTGCAGGCAACTCCAGCGAAACGTCGAATCGGTTCACGGTGATTCTCGATCAGTCGATGGACGCGCCCCGGTTGCAGCCCATCGTGCGAGTCGATCAACAGCCGAACGTGTTTAACTTTGTCATCTCGGGAAGTGCGGAGGCGGGCGCAGCGGTCACGATCTCACAAACCGGTGGAGGAACTGTTGGAACAACCGTTGCCGGTTCCGACGGACAATGGAGCGTTCGCGTCAACTCAGCGACGCTCATCGGCGGCCAATTCTCCTATACGGCAGCGGCAGTCGATCTCGCGGGAAATCAAAAGAATGCCGCATCGGCTGCGGAATTCCGCCCGAACCTGGTGCTGATCAATACCGACGACATGCGGTATGACGCTCTCCAGTACATGCCCAAAACCAGTGCACTGCTGGCCGACTCCGGCACGACGTTTACTCAAGGATTCACTCCGACGTCGAGCAGCGGTCCTTCCCGAGCATCGTTGATGACGGGACTGTTCTCCTACAACAACGGATCGATGTATAACCTGGCCCCGATGGGGTCGACGACCAACTACGACATCTATTCGACGATGCCGGTCTGGCTGCAACAAGCGGGCTATCGCACGGGCCTGTTTGGCAAAGACCGCACGAACATGCCCACCGACACTCAATTCGCATCGGACTCGGTGAACACTCCGTTGCCAGGCTGGAGCGAATACTACGCATTCCAACCCGTCGGGTTTTATAACGTCACGGTCAATCACAACGGCGTGTTGACGAAGTATGGAACCAATCCGGAGGACTACAGCACCACTCTCGCTTCGAATGCATTAAACGCGTTCGTCTCGGACGCCAGTGATCCAACGCAGCCGTTCTTCGCTTATTTCTCGCCCCATGCTCCTCACGCCCCTGGCTTTGCCTCGCCCGGCTACCTGGGGGCCTATGACGATCTCGATGTCTGGCGTCCGCCCAATTTCAACATTCCTGCCGCCAAATCCGATGCCGATATCGCCTATATCGACGCCCTGCGCAAGATGATGCTGTCGAGCTTGCTGCCCGTCGATGATGCGATTGCGCAGATGTACAGCATCCTGGAAACCACCGGCCAGCTCGACAATACGGTCATCGTGTTCACCTCGGATAACGGTTTCGAATTTGGCGAGCACGGACAGTTGGGCAAAGGCGTGATTTATGACGAATCGACCCGGGTGCCCATGGTGATCCGCGATGGACGCGCACCGGTGCAGCAGGTCGATGACCGCATGGTTCTGAACGTCGACCTGACCGCGACTTTGCTCGATCTGGGAAATGCATCTCCGACAAAACCGCTCGACGGCCTTTCCCTGGCCTCGACCATATCTGACGATCCTGCTTCCTGGCGAAGCGACTTCGTGATTTACAATTTCAATGCGCCTTCGGCCACTTCGAGTGGCGTCCAATCTTATGGACTCAGAACGGAGAATTATAAATATGTCGAATACAGCAATGGATTCCTGCAGATGTATGACCTGCAGAACGATCCTTATGAACTGACGAATCTGGCGAAGGTGCCCGGCTATGCAGATCTACGCGACCAACTGGCTGCGCGACTGCATCAGCTCATGCCTGCGGACCAGACCGGCCCGGTCGTGACCAATCTGGCCACTTCGATCGAATTGACGAGTGCAGGAGTTTCCGTGCTCCGCCTCAACGCACATGTGTCTGACGCGACAACGGGGGGAAGCGAAGTCCGCACCCCCGAGTACTTCATCGACGCTCCAGGGCCCAACGCAGGCGGCACCAGCATTGATACCGCCGATGGGCGGTTCAATTCTCCCGAAGAAGATGCGACTCAAACTCTGTCGCTGTCGACGCTCGCAGGCCTTTCGCCGGGAGTTCATCGGCTCTATGTCCACGGTCGCGATGTGCCCGGAAACTGGGGCAATTTTGTTTCCACAGAATTCACACTCACCTCGCGGCCGACCATGACGGCCGACAGTGACACCGGCGATTCCAGTACCGACGGGCTCACGATCAATACGACGCCGACCTTTCAAGGGCAGGCCACGGCCAACGCTTCCATTTCACTGATGGTGACCAACAAACTCACTGGAGTGACGGTCATCGCAGGCACCGCTACCGCGGACGAAAGCGGGGCCTGGACGATCACCAGCATCCCGCTGGAAGCGGCCCCTTACTCCGTCGTCGCCATGGCTGTCTCTTCGGACGGAAGCTCTCGCACCTTGTCGGCGTCCAAGCAAATCCACATTCTTGCCACGCTGGGATCCGACGGCTTGCTCAACGTCGTCGGCAGCAATGCGGCTGATGATATTTTAGTCGACAGCAGCCTGCCCTCGCAGACCGTCGTCAAAGTGAACGGCGTCAGCGTCGGGACATTCGTATCACCGACGAAGATTCAGATCACCGGCCGGAATGGGAACGACCGGCTGCAAGTGATCGGATCCTTGCCCTCCAGTCTCAGCGGCGGCGCGGACGATGACACCCTGATCGGAGGGGATGGGAAAGACACCCTCAATGGCGGGGATGGCAATGACGTGATGATCGGGGGGAATGAAAGCGATCGCTACATCTTCGCACCGCTGGCAGTGCTGAGCAGCGAGTTCCAGGATACGAGCGACGATGGAGTCTTCTCAGGTTTTACCGATACGATCATCGAACTGCCTGGAGGAGGCACAACAGACGTCATCGACATGGCGGCCATCAAAGCCGGCATTACCGCCGACCTCACGCCTGGTCGCCTCCAACTCGCCTCATACGGCAGTCCGTTCCTGCCTGCATTTGTGAAGCAGATCGTTGTCGCGGGGGCAGCCGATCAGGGCGCGAATTTCGAGCAGTTTCTGGGAGGATCGGGCAATGACCTGCTTACGGCCTCCACTTCTCAAACCATCAAGGGGAATGCCGGGAACGACAGCCTGACCCTGGCGACCCGCGTCCTTGCTGGCAGTTCTCTGGCGATTCGCGGGCTGTCGGTCTCCGGTGCCGCCAGCGGCGAGACGCTGACAGTTCAGTTGCGGGCGACCTTTGGAACGATCCAACTGAGTACCAGCGTCTCCAGCGGCGTAACTGCCGGGCAAGTGACCGGCAACGGAACGTCGGTTGTCACGATCACGGCCACGCTGGCCGCGATTAACGCCACGCTAGCTTCGAATACGGCTGTAACTTATCGCGCTCCGGCGGCTGGAGTCACGGCGTCCGATTCCATTGTATTGGAAGCCCGGAACGCGGCTGCGACGTTGATCGAAACGGATCATTTGTCCCTGACGATTGCCAATCTTCCCTCCATCACCGGAATTTCAGGCACGGTTTCCTACACGGAGAATGCCAGCCCCCGGTTATTGGCAGTTGATGCAGTTGTGTCGGCGCCCGGCGGGAACCTGTCAGGCGGCACGCTTCTCGCCAGATTCGGCGGATTCTCTGAAGCGGATGACCGATTGTCTGTTCTTGCACAAGGCATCGGGAGCGGACAGATCAGCTTGAGCGGAACAAGCGTGCTGTTCGGCGGCATACCCATTGGCACGCTCTCATCCGGCGGCAACGGTGGACAACCGCTCCTGATCGAACTCTCCGCAGAAGTCACACTGGAAGCCGTACAACAACTGCTCCGCTGCTTCGCTTATGCCAGCGTTTCAGAGAACCCGACCACGACGCAGCGCAGGATTGAGTTTTTGCTGACGAATGGGGCAGGCGAAACGAGCACCAGTATTGTTCGACTTGTTTCCGTGACGGCCGTCAATGATAAGCCGGTCATCACCGGCGTGACGGGAACAACGACTTACACCGAGAATGCGACTCCATTGCTGCTCGCGGCGTCTGGCATCGTCACGGATGTTGACTTCAACCTCGGAGGCGGCTCGCTCCTCGTGCGGTTCAATGGATTCACGGAAGCCGAAGACCGGCTCTGGATTCAGTCTCAGGGAATCGCCGCAGGCCAGATCAACGTCAGCGGAACATCCGTGTTTTACGGCGAGATTCTACTGGGCACGATCACGTCGACTGGAGCCGGCGGTGAGTCTCTGTTAATCCAACTCGCCGTTGGCGCCTCCAATGACGCTGTGCAGCAACTGATGCGGAGCATCAGCTACGCCAGCGTCTCCGAAAACCCCGCCGTCACACAGCGGCGAGTGGAGTTCATCCTGAAAGACGGAGCAGGTGCGGCTGGCGCCACCGTCGCCAGGGCAGTGAACTTGACCAGAGTTAACGATAGTCCTTTGATCACCGGGACCGGAGGGACAGTTTCTTATACCGAGAACGCCTCTCCCACTCTTCTGGCCCCGAGTGCGGCTGTCAGCGATCCTGAATTGAATCTCGGGAGCGGCTCGCTGCTCATCCGCTTTAAGGGGTTCGCAGAGGACGACGATCAGCTCTCGATTGTCTCGCTGGGAACCGGCAACGGACAGATCAGCGTCAGCGGCACGTCCGTTCTCTATGGCGGGATCCCCCTGGGCACAATTTCATCGGGAGGCGCCGGAGTCCGGAATCTGCTGATTCAACTGTCTTCTGGTGCGACCATTGAAGGAGTTCAGCAATTGTTGCGGAGCGTGGCGTATGCGAGCGTCTCCGAGAATCCATCGACCACGCCCCGCCAGATTGAGTTTGTCCTGACCGACGGCCTCTCTGCTGCCAGCGAGGCGGCGGCCGTGACGGTGAGTGTTCTCGGAAGCAATGATTCGCCGACAATCTCTGGAGTTACTCCTGGATTATCGTACACAGAGAATGGCTCGCCCATCGTTCTGGCCGCCCTGGGAATCGTGGCGGACGTTGACTTCAACCTGGGCGGCGGCTCGCTCCTTGTGCGGTTCAATGGATCTACGGAAGCCGAAGACCGGCTTTCCGTTCTCTCCCAGGGAAATGGCAGCGGGCAAATCAGCGTCAGCGGCACATCCGTGTTCTATGGCGGCATTCTGCTGGGAACGATCGAGGCCGACGGGCTCGGCGGACAGCCCCTGCTGATTCAGTTGGCTGCCGGTGCTCCGAACGCAGCAGTGCAGCAATTGCTCCGGAGCGTGGCTTATGCCAGCGTCTCCGAGAATCCTGCCTCGACGCAGCGCCAAATCGAGATTGTCGTCACGGATGGCGCGGCGGGTGAGAGTAATATTCTAACCGGCTTCGTGAGCGTCGTCCCGGTGAACGACAAGCCGACAATCTCCGGCGTCAGCGGTTTGACCTCTTACACCGAGGGCGCCGCACCGCGCGTGTTGACTCTTGACGGACTCGTCACCGATCCAGAAGCCAACCTGGGGGGCGGCTCGCTGCTGGTCCGTTACAACGGATTCTCCGAGGCCGATGACCGGCTCTCAATCCTTTCCCAGGGGACCGGCAGCGGACAGATCAGCGTCAGCGGATCATCCGTTCTCTATGGCGGCGTCGCCATCGGCACGATCGCGTTGGCCGGGGTTGGCGGTCAGTCACTGCGAATTCAGCTTGAGCCAGGGGTCTCAAACGCGGCCGTCCAGCAACTGCTGCGGAGCATCACCTATGCGAACGTGTCCTCAAACCCATCGACCTTCCAGCGCAGGGTTGAGTTTGTCCTGACTGACGGCGCCGCGGCGGTCGCGAACACCGTGGCCCGACTGGTGACGGTCTATGCAGTCGATAATACGAAGCCTGTCATCACGGGCGTCAGCGGAGCTGCCACCTACACTGAGAACGCCGTGCCTCGCATCCTGGCGGCAGACGGTATCGTGACCGATGCCGATTCCAATCTGGGAGGCGGTTCGCTGCTCGTGCGATTCAACGGATTCTCCGAAAGCGAAGATCGGCTGTGGATTCAGTCTCAAGGAACGGAAGCCGGTCAGATCAGCGTCGACGGCGTTTCAGTCTTCTACGGCGGAATAGAACTGGGGACCATCACTTCGCCCGGCATCGGCGGCCAGCCGCTGCTGATTCAATTGAAGGCCGGCGCTTCCAATTCGGCAGTCCAACAACTGCTGCGGAGCATGACTTACGTCAGCGTCTCCGAGAACCCCGCGACCGCCCAACGTCGGATTGAGTTCATTCTCACCGATGGTGCGGCTGCGGCCGCCAGCACCGTTGCCCGACTCGTGAATGTCTACGCAGTCAACGATCTCCCTGTCCTCTCTGGAATCAGCGGTTCTGTTACTTATACGGAGAACGCATCACCCATTGAACTGGCGATTTCAGGAGTCGCCGGTGACGTCGATTCCAATCTGGGGGGCGGCACGCTGCTGATTCGGTTCAACGGATTCACTGAAGCCGAAGATCGGCTGGCCATCTTGTCGCAGGGAACCAACAGCGGACAGATCAGCGTTAACGGAACGTCCGTGCTTTACGGCGGCGCCCCCCTGGGAACCATCACCTCGACCGGCGTCGGCGGCCAGGCGATGTCGATCCAGTTTGCCGCAGGTGTATCGAATGCAGCAGTGCAGCAATTGCTGCGGAGCATCGTCTATTCGAGCGTTTCCGAAAATCCGTCAACAACACAGCGTCGCATCGAGTTCGTTCTGACCGATACCGTCGGCGCGGCCAGCGTGAAGATAACCTGTCTGGCGAATGTCTCCGCAGTCAACGATGCCCCGATGCTGAGCGGCCTCGAGACATCAGGCGCCTATTCCGAGAATGCCGCACCGCTGATTCTGGCGCCTGCCGGCGCAGTCGCCGACCCTGAAGGCAACTTCGGGGGAGGCTCGTTACAGGTACGGTTCAACGGTTACTCCGAAGCGAGCGACCGCCTGTCGATCCTCTTCCAGGGAACTGGAAGCAGCCAGATTCGCGCGAGCGGCACGGCGGTTTTCGTCGGTTCTGTCCAGATCGGCACGATCACAGCGTCAGGCAGCGGCGGACAACCGCTGCTGATCCAGCTTGCGGCCGGTGTTTCCAGTGCGAACGTGCAGCGCTTGCTGCAGAGCATCGCCTACAACAGCACTTCCGAAAATCCCGACCCGACGCCGAGAGAGCTGGAGTTCATCCTCACTGATTCCGCCGGTGCGACAAACAGCAGTGCGGCACTTTTCGCCCTCACTGTTGAGCCGGTGAACGACAGTCCCGTGTTGACCGGCATCAGCAGCGGAACCGCGACTTATACAGAAAACGCGGTTCCGACGGTTCTGGCGTCAACCATTGTGGTCAACGATGTCGAGGGGAATCTGGGCGGCGGTTCGCTGCTCGTGCAATTCAATGGATTCTTTGATGCAGACGACCGTCTCTTGATCGCGTCTCAAGGAACCGCGGCCGGTCAGATCGGCGTCGATGGCCTGTCCGTCTTCTATGGCGGGACGCTGATTGGCTCGATCACGTCCTCCGGGATCGGCGGGCAGCCGCTCGCGATTCAACTCGCAGCCGGAGTCTCCATCGAAGCGGTGCAACAGTTGTTGCGGAGCACCACCTACGTCAGCGTTTCTGAAAATCCAGCCACCACGCAGCGTCGGATTGAGTTCATTCTCACCGACGCCTCCGCCGCGGCAGGGAACACTGCAGCCAGACAACTCAATGTCGTGGCGGTGAACGACAAGCCGGTCGTCGCCGGTGTCTCTGGGTCAACCTCCTACACCGAAAACGCGATCGCCACAGTGCTGGCAGCATCCGGCGTCGTCATCGATCTGGATTCCAACCTGGGGGGCGGTTCGCTGCTCGTGCGTTTCAACGGGTTCTCGGAAGCGGACGACCGATTGTCGCTGGTTTCTCAAGGAGCGGCGGCTGGACAGATTGCAGTCGACGGAACGGCCGTTCTCTATGAAGGAGGAACGATCGGAACCATCACCTCGACTGGCGTCGGCGGCCAGTCCCTGCTGATTCAGTTCCTTCCGGGGGTATCGAACGCGGCCGTGCAACAGCTGCTGCGAAGCATCACCTATGCCAGCGTGTCCGAAAATCCCGCAACGCCCCAAAGACGAATTGAGTTCGTCCTGACGGATTCCGCCGGCGCGGCTGCGGCGACCGTGGCTCGGCTGATGAATGTCTACGCGGTGAATGACAAGCCCGTGATCACGGGAGTCACCGGAACCATTTCTTATCCGAAGGGGGCGAGTTCGCTGCTGCTGGCGGGAAGCGGTTCAGTCACTGATGCGGAATCCAACCTGGGCGGCGGTTCGCTGTTGATTCGGTTCAACGGTTTTTCCGAACTCGAAGATCGACTGTCGATCATGTCACAAGGTTTGGGCTCGGGCCAGATCGGTCTGGACGGCACGACCGTGCTCTACGGCGGAGCGTCAATTGGAACCATCACCTCTGGCGGAGTCGGCGGGCAGCCCTTGTCGATTCAATTCGCAGCGGGAGTGGCCAGTGAAGCCGTACAGCAACTGCTGCGAAGCATCACTTATGCGAGCACTGCATCAAGCCCGACGACCACGCAGCGGCGCATTGAATTTGTACTCACCGACGGTGCAGGCGCGGCAGGGCTCACTGTGGCCCGGCAAGTGAAGTTTTGA